AAGAACGTAGCGGCGCCCCTCGTCTGACGAAGGAGTTGGCCAGTGAGGGGAGTAAATATAATCAGAAAACAATTGCTGCCAGCATGCGTCGACAGGGCCTACGGGCTAAAGCAGGCAGGAGATATAAAGCCACAACCTACTCAAAACATGGTCTGCCAGTAGCTCCAAATTTGCTCGAGCAGAACTTTAATGCTGAAGTGCCGAATCAGAAATGGGCTGGGGATATTACCTACCTACGAACGGAAGAAGGTTGGTTATATCTGGCTGTAGTGATAGACCTATATAGTCGGTTGGTTATTGGTTGGGCGATGTCAGAAACGATGACGGCTACATTGGTCTGTGACGCCCTTCAAATGGCTTTATGGCGACGTAAGAAACCTACGACTGTTATCGTGCATACTGACAGGGGAAGCCAGTATTGCTCTAAAGATTATCAATCTTTAATTACAGCGTATGATCTGCGGTGCAGCATGAGCGCCAAAGGTAATTGCTATGATAATGCTTGTGCAGAAACGTTCTTCCACTCACTTAAGGTAGAAGCAATCCATGGTAACCGCTTTCCTACAAGGTGCCTCATGCGAGAAACCGTATTTGAGTATATAAAGATAGACTACAGTGGTGTGTCCGTTGTTGATGGGTAGGATCACCCTATTCGTAAAGAATCTCTACCCAACGATAGTGTCGAGCAGCTCTCCATTTGAGTTGAGAATCATGGCAGCGCGCTACTTCAACTTTATATCCGACTGGAAACATATCGATAGGCTAGCTCTGTCTTTTAACTCATGGATTTAGGTTCACTCCTTCACCCAGTCCAAGGTATTAATCTTGGCATTAGGCTACTATGCAGCCTGCCGTCTTCTGTTTAATCACCGTAATCATTACTGACCGAGGCCCTGCTGTGTTCGGCCATTTTTATTCTATCCCTGCGATGGTGGCTAGCGAGCTGGGCCTACTTATGAGTCAGCGGACACGCTGACAGCTTTACAGCTTTACAGCAGCAAGTTAAACAGATCTCCCCAGATAAGAACGTGAATTTTCACTACACAACTGCGTCATTTAATCTACTCATTAGGTCACCCAACTTCAGTGTCCTTGGTCACCTGCCTCCAGGCTAAGCCTTAGAGGATGTTTCTGTTCGTCAGCTCGTAGTTTTGCTAGAAGCTTCCTCCCCACAAGACCTCACGGTATTGCAGTTGCCATTCGCTAGTAGTTAGCATCTAATGGAATCCATTAAATGGTGATCTTCCTACATGGGACTTTCACCCCATTAGTTCACACCCATGCTGGGCGTACCAAGGCGCCGCACCCACCTCCAGCGCTATCGTGCCTCCGTGGGTGAGCTTGGCGATAACTTAGAAATATGATGAAATACATATCTGGCGAATCAGTAGAACTATACGACATTGTCGAAAACAATGAAGGTGAAACCTGGATTCAAGCTACAGTCGTTTATATTGCTGATACAAATGAGGCAACTAAAGAATGCCAATGGCTTTTAGACGAAAAACCTGAGTGGGCAGAAGGTTCGATTGCTATCTGCTGGAATTTCCTCCAAGAGCCAGAAAATATCAGTGATAGACTTCTGTTCACTGATACAGAAAACAATGATGAACTTAGGTTTGTCAGGAGACAAAATTAGTAGGTTAAGGCTCTGGATGCAGTAAAGCCGCTCCTGTGCTTTAGATGCTAAATTGCTATGAAGAAATTAACTTACTTAATTCTAGTATTGTCACTTGGCTCCATAGCGGGTGAAACTTGATGCACTCACGAGCAAGGGGCATTTTTCCCTCATGTTGAGGCTCCTAGGGTTACTGAGTTGGAGGAAGGATATCTACATTTAAAATATATCGCTCTACCAAGTGGCTCAGTTGATAATATTTCTGTTGTTGAGTCTACGGGAGATCCTAGATGGGTCAAGGCTGCCTCCAAATCAATTGAAACTTGGAAACACAGAAAAACAAATAGAGCCTACCGGCAGGAATTTAATGCGAAGCTTGAAGAATAGATCACAATTTAACAAGGCAAGGCAGTGGACGTCGCTAACGCTCAGCCTCTACTTACAACATTATGGCTTACGCCAAGATTTATAGAAAATTTAACATGAAGTACATATTTTCAACATTGCTATTACTATTTCCACTTGCTGTCTCAGCGGAAATTTATAAGTGTATGCAACCAGACGGAAAACTTGGTTTCTCTGATAAGCCATGCGCTGATGGAGCAATCCAAGAAAAAATTACAATAAAGTCCAACAGCGTCGACTGGGTAAGCCGTCTTCGATCAGAGAAGCCAACATCAATACAGATAATTGATGTACTCCGAGAGGATGGAGATGTAACTATTAAGTACGAATTTACAACAAAGCCAGCCTCCAATGAGTTCATAAAGCTGGCAAATAATGTAAGCAATATGCCAGTAGTGCTAATGAAATACGTCGAGCCTAAAGGCAACACTCTAGGCCATGCTGAAATTAAGGCTTCAAACAAACCGAATCCACTATTTAATAAACTGAAACATGCTAACAAATAGTAAAGGCCATAACAAAACCAAGCACTATGCCCCGCTACGCTGGGAAGGACCTCAAAAACGCTTGCGCGTGTTGCGGCGTTATGTTTCCAAGGGGAATTCATGAGAATTATAGTATTACTTTTAATATTTTCTTCTTGTGCTTTCGCGGATAGTTTCACAGTCAAGAAAAATGAGAAGCCTATCGAAAAATATGAAAAATTATGCCTTATGCAACACCCACCTACTCACAAGGCAATGTTCTATAAATCCGAACTGTGCAAATTCGGAAAGGAAGGTTGCAGTGGAGTTAGCTCAAAAGAACCTTTTGAAGTTCTATGTAACCTTGAATGGGTTTCAAAATGTTACTCCATGAGTGCATGGCAAAGCCGAAATCAATACTTCAAATTAAGTCCATCGGTAGAAGTGGCAAATATCAGTCAGAGAGTGACTTTCTCAAACGGTGCCAAAGTGACTACTATATGCGCTCACTACAAGTAAAACATAAATCGGGTAGCCGGTAGTTTTTAGCTACCGGCCGCCACACCACCCATCGTACGTGTCCGAAATGGGCGGTTCCCTATCCTCCGTAATGAATCTCGAACCAACGATAGTCTCGAACAGCTCTTCATTTGCGTTAAGTGTCATGGCAGTGCGCTACCTCAACTTTATCCGGCTGGAAACATATCGATAGGCTAGCCTGTCTTTTAACTTGTGTATTTAGGTTCAGGCTTCACCCTGTCCAAGTTATTAATCTTGGTATTTGGCTATTATGCCGTCTGCTGACTTCAGTTTAATCACCTA
This DNA window, taken from Microbulbifer sp. GL-2, encodes the following:
- a CDS encoding DUF4124 domain-containing protein codes for the protein MKYIFSTLLLLFPLAVSAEIYKCMQPDGKLGFSDKPCADGAIQEKITIKSNSVDWVSRLRSEKPTSIQIIDVLREDGDVTIKYEFTTKPASNEFIKLANNVSNMPVVLMKYVEPKGNTLGHAEIKASNKPNPLFNKLKHANK